From Acidimicrobiales bacterium, the proteins below share one genomic window:
- a CDS encoding DUF433 domain-containing protein — translation MAFERITTDPDRMGGVPCIRDLRVTVGMVLGQLARGRTTEQVLEDYPYLEREDILAVRDLPVR, via the coding sequence GTGGCGTTCGAGCGCATCACCACCGATCCGGACCGCATGGGCGGCGTTCCGTGCATTCGGGACCTGCGGGTCACCGTGGGCATGGTGCTCGGACAGCTCGCGCGCGGCCGTACGACCGAGCAGGTGCTGGAGGATTACCCCTACCTCGAGCGTGAGGACATCCTCGCCGTGCGGGACCTGCCAGTTCGGTGA
- a CDS encoding GNAT family N-acetyltransferase: MSDAATDLEIVPFDPDRDDTELFALFARIVEAGEGYPHDAPLSRADYDGLWRSPVATVTVARRDGHLVGAYYLKPNYAGKASHIANAGYVVDAAARGLGLGRRLVAHSIEAAPGLGFDAIVFNLVYESNPARPMYEEMGWQQVGRIPDAVDGEAGIVYWRAV, translated from the coding sequence ATGAGCGACGCCGCCACCGACCTGGAGATCGTCCCCTTCGACCCCGACCGGGACGACACGGAGCTGTTCGCGTTGTTCGCCCGCATCGTCGAGGCGGGGGAGGGCTACCCCCACGACGCACCGCTGTCCCGGGCCGACTACGACGGGCTGTGGCGCTCGCCGGTGGCGACGGTGACCGTGGCCCGTCGGGACGGCCACCTCGTCGGGGCCTACTACCTGAAGCCCAACTACGCCGGGAAGGCGAGCCACATCGCCAACGCCGGCTACGTCGTGGACGCCGCCGCCCGGGGCCTGGGGCTCGGCCGGCGCCTGGTGGCCCACTCGATCGAGGCCGCGCCCGGCCTCGGGTTCGACGCCATCGTGTTCAACCTGGTGTACGAGTCCAACCCCGCCCGTCCCATGTACGAGGAGATGGGATGGCAGCAGGTCGGCCGCATCCCCGATGCCGTCGACGGCGAGGCGGGCATCGTCTACTGGCGGGCCGTGTGA